Proteins from one Candidatus Nitrospira nitrosa genomic window:
- a CDS encoding nitroreductase family protein: MDQQGHIQPPIHELLASRWSPRAFDDRSVETDLLRMLFEAARWAPSSNNEQPWRFIVATKDHEADWARLFECLVEGNRRWAFRAPVLVLSIASMHFQYNGRPNRHAFHDTGLATQNLVLQAGVHGLMARQMAGFDVEKARAELQIPTGYEPVAIIAIGYPGNPDVLSDQLRERELQPRSRRPIGEWTFSGQWGTPY, translated from the coding sequence GTGGATCAGCAGGGGCATATTCAACCCCCCATTCATGAGTTACTCGCCAGTCGGTGGAGCCCTCGTGCTTTCGATGATCGGTCTGTCGAGACCGACCTATTACGAATGTTGTTTGAGGCTGCTCGATGGGCGCCTTCCTCGAATAATGAACAGCCATGGCGATTTATCGTGGCGACGAAGGATCATGAGGCGGATTGGGCCAGACTATTCGAGTGTCTGGTGGAAGGCAATCGCCGATGGGCCTTTCGTGCACCGGTTTTGGTGCTTTCTATCGCGAGCATGCATTTTCAGTACAATGGAAGACCCAATCGGCATGCGTTTCATGATACGGGTCTGGCGACGCAGAATCTTGTGTTGCAAGCGGGGGTCCATGGATTGATGGCCCGTCAGATGGCGGGATTTGATGTGGAAAAGGCTCGAGCGGAGCTTCAGATTCCTACCGGCTATGAACCGGTTGCCATCATTGCAATCGGCTATCCTGGTAACCCAGATGTCCTTTCCGACCAACTGCGCGAACGGGAACTCCAACCGAGGAGTCGTCGCCCGATCGGCGAGTGGACTTTTTCAGGTCAGTGGGGAACTCCGTACTGA
- a CDS encoding efflux transporter outer membrane subunit translates to MRTITIIGLSLLLLSCSIGPDYKRPPADGEDRFRMADGSSELPSLANLPWWDLLRDEQLQQLIRMALAENRDLQRAVATVEEFRARALVAKMDYVPGLTATASLPASRKANFLFPGFASPFNYYLFGNLAWEVDLWGRVRRMNEAARADLVSKEENRRAVTIQLVSAVAEAYFNLRQFDLQLDIAKRTLQSWEESVRIAQARLRQGMTSKLDADQFEAERANAAARTAELERQMSQTENHLSVLLGRKSVSIARGLALDEQIVPPTIPAGLPSELLQRRPDILVAEQQLAAATARIGAAKAERFPRITLTGLAGLAHPELSLIFNDPSSFGVFGAGLAAPLLNAQVLGFQQEAVEAQSKQALAQYQQTVLTAFREVEDALVAVRTARVQGEAQQQQVAALQSALKLAELRYKGGLANYLDVLVARRNLFESELALTSTRRLLLASTVQLYKALGGGWNPEKPSAEENKGS, encoded by the coding sequence GTGCGTACGATTACGATTATCGGACTGTCTTTGCTGCTCCTGTCCTGTTCGATAGGACCTGATTACAAGCGACCTCCGGCCGATGGCGAGGATCGCTTCCGAATGGCCGACGGCTCTTCGGAACTGCCGTCCTTGGCCAACTTGCCTTGGTGGGATCTCCTTCGCGATGAGCAGCTTCAACAGCTCATTCGGATGGCGCTCGCTGAAAACCGGGATCTTCAGCGGGCGGTCGCAACCGTCGAAGAGTTTCGTGCGAGGGCTCTGGTTGCGAAAATGGACTATGTGCCTGGCCTTACGGCCACAGCGAGTTTGCCGGCTAGCCGGAAAGCGAACTTCCTCTTTCCTGGTTTTGCGAGCCCATTCAATTATTACCTGTTTGGTAATCTGGCCTGGGAGGTTGACCTGTGGGGTCGAGTCAGGCGCATGAATGAAGCGGCGCGTGCTGATCTGGTGTCCAAGGAAGAAAACCGCCGGGCTGTGACGATTCAACTGGTCAGTGCGGTTGCCGAGGCGTATTTCAACTTGCGCCAGTTCGACCTGCAGCTCGATATCGCAAAGCGGACGCTGCAATCGTGGGAAGAGTCGGTACGGATCGCCCAAGCCAGGCTGCGCCAAGGGATGACCTCGAAACTGGACGCTGATCAGTTTGAAGCGGAGCGTGCGAATGCCGCAGCTCGTACGGCGGAGCTTGAGCGGCAAATGAGCCAAACTGAGAATCACTTGAGCGTCTTGCTGGGACGGAAGTCCGTTAGTATTGCACGCGGTCTTGCATTGGATGAACAGATCGTGCCTCCCACAATTCCTGCCGGTCTCCCATCTGAGTTGTTGCAGCGGCGGCCTGACATCTTGGTCGCCGAGCAACAGTTGGCGGCAGCCACGGCTCGTATCGGCGCGGCCAAGGCGGAACGGTTTCCGAGAATTACGTTGACCGGACTAGCCGGCTTAGCTCATCCCGAATTATCCTTAATCTTCAATGATCCCTCGAGCTTTGGCGTGTTTGGCGCTGGACTTGCTGCGCCTCTCTTAAACGCGCAAGTGTTGGGCTTTCAACAGGAAGCCGTCGAGGCGCAAAGCAAGCAAGCGCTGGCGCAATACCAACAAACGGTCTTGACGGCCTTTCGCGAGGTTGAAGACGCGCTGGTCGCCGTGCGTACGGCTCGTGTGCAGGGTGAGGCGCAGCAGCAACAGGTTGCCGCATTACAGTCGGCGCTCAAGTTGGCTGAATTGCGCTATAAGGGGGGGCTGGCGAATTATCTGGATGTGCTGGTGGCGCGTCGAAATCTCTTCGAATCGGAGCTGGCCTTGACGAGTACACGCCGGTTATTATTGGCGTCGACTGTGCAGCTCTATAAGGCGCTCGGTGGCGGATGGAATCCGGAGAAGCCGTCAGCCGAGGAGAATAAAGGGTCTTAA